One region of Primulina tabacum isolate GXHZ01 chromosome 17, ASM2559414v2, whole genome shotgun sequence genomic DNA includes:
- the LOC142530461 gene encoding uncharacterized protein LOC142530461: MTGNSLSMILTNNQLVGENYIDWKRNLLIVLTAEKHKHVLNEPCPSVPTTESTAAQRQAYDKWISSDEMARCYILGSISNVLQQKHQNMDTAAKIMESLQEMFEHQGRQARQAAI; the protein is encoded by the coding sequence aTGACTGGAAATTCACTGTCTATGATATTAACCAACAACCAACTAGTCGGAGAAAATTACATTGATTGGAAACGTAATTTGTTGATTGTCTTAACTGCTGAGAAACACAAACATGTGCTCAACGAACCCTGTCCATCGGTGCCTACGACGGAGTCCACAGCAGCTCAAAGGCAGGCTTATGATAAGTGGATCAGTTCTGATGAGATGGCCCGTTGCTACATTTTGGGATCCATCTCAAATGTGCTGCAACAGAAACATCAGAACATGGACACTGCTGCAAAAATCATGGAAAGCCTCCAAGAAATGTTTGAGCATCAAGGACGTCAGGCACGACAAGCAGCCATTTGA